The following proteins are co-located in the Anas platyrhynchos isolate ZD024472 breed Pekin duck chromosome 1, IASCAAS_PekinDuck_T2T, whole genome shotgun sequence genome:
- the NAP1L1 gene encoding nucleosome assembly protein 1-like 1 isoform X1: MADIDNKEQSELDQQDMEDVEEVEEEEAGEDANSKARQLTVQMMQNPQILAALQERLDGLVGTSTGYIESLPKVVKRRVNALKNLQVQCAQIEAKFYEEVHELERKYAALYQPLFDKRSEIINAIYEPTEEECEWKADVEEEISEEMKEKAKLEEEKKDEEKEDPKGIPEFWLTVFKNVDLLSDMVQEHDEPILKHLKDIKVKFSEVGQPMSFTLEFHFEPNDYFTNEVLTKTYRMRSEPDDSDPFSFDGPEIMGCTGCQIDWKKGKNVTLKTIKKKQKHKGRGTVRTVTKTVSNDSFFNFFSPPEVPESGDLDDDAEAILAADFEIGHFLRERIVPRSVLYFTGEAIEDDDDDYDEEGEEADDEEGEEEADEENDPDYDPKQLEFISKEVSRVLRTYHDLVFHCTTMQWLLEKGCAFIDYGKAFCFKLYMRRIKTQQNASSSEAVCMWP, translated from the exons ATGGCAGACATCGACAA CAAAGAACAGTCTGAACTTGATCAACAAGATATGGAAGATGTTGAAGAAGTAGAAGAGGAGGAAGCTGGTGAAGATGCCAACAGCAAAG CTCGGCAGTTGACTGTGCAGATGATGCAAAATCCTCAGATTcttgcagctcttcaggaaagGCTTGATGGTCTGGTAGGAACATCTACAGGATATATAGAAAG CTTGCCTAAAGTTGTTAAAAGACGTGTGAATGCTCTCAAGAATCTTCAAGTTCAGTGTGCACAGATAGAAGCAAAGTTCTACGAGGAAGTTCATgagctggaaagaaaatatgCTGCTCTCTATCAGCCCTTATTTGACAAG CGGAGTGAAATCATCAATGCAATCTATGAACCTACAGAGGAAGAATGTGAATGGAAAGCAGATGTTGAAGAAGAAATTTCA gaggaaatgaaagagaaggcCAAgcttgaagaagaaaagaaagatgaagaaaaagaagacccTAAAGGAATTCCTGAATTTTGGCTGACGGTATTCAAGAACGTGGACttgctcagtgatatggttcaG gagcATGATGAACCTATCCTGAAACACTTAAAAGATATAAAAGTGAAATTTTCAGAAGTTGGACAGCCTATG AGTTTCACATTAGAATTTCACTTTGAACCAAATGACTATTTCACAAATGAAGTGTTGACAAAGACATATAGAATGAGGTCAGAGCCAGATGATTCTGATCCCTTCTCCTTTGATGGGCCAGAAATCATGGGATGTACTGG CTGCCAAATAgactggaaaaaaggaaaaaatgttactttgaaAACCATTAAGAAGAAGCAGAAACACAAGGGTCGTGGAACAGTTAGAACGGTGACAAAAACTGTTTCCAATGACTCCTTCTTCAACTTCTTTAGTCCTCCTGAAG TTCCTGAAAGTGGAGACCTG GATGATGATGCTGAGGCAATCCTTGCTGCAGACTTTGAAATAGGTCATTTCCTACGTGAGCGTATAGTCCCCCGATCAGTATTGTACTTCACGGGAGAAGCTattgaagatgatgatgatgat tatgATGAAGAAGGTGAAGAGGCAGATGATGAG gagggggaagaggaagcAGATGAAGAAAACGATCCCGATTATGACCCAAAA CAACtggaatttatttcaaaagaagttTCCAGAGTGCTGAGAACGTACCATGATTTGGTGTTTCACTGTACCACTATGCAATGGCTTCTAGAGAAAGGCTGTGCCTTTATTGACTATGGGAAGGCTTTTTGCTTCAAACTGTATATGAG AAGGATCAAAACCCAGCAGAATGCAAGCAGCAGTGAAGCAGTGTGTATGTGGCCTTGA
- the NAP1L1 gene encoding nucleosome assembly protein 1-like 1 isoform X2 — protein sequence MADIDNKEQSELDQQDMEDVEEVEEEEAGEDANSKARQLTVQMMQNPQILAALQERLDGLVGTSTGYIESLPKVVKRRVNALKNLQVQCAQIEAKFYEEVHELERKYAALYQPLFDKRSEIINAIYEPTEEECEWKADVEEEISEMKEKAKLEEEKKDEEKEDPKGIPEFWLTVFKNVDLLSDMVQEHDEPILKHLKDIKVKFSEVGQPMSFTLEFHFEPNDYFTNEVLTKTYRMRSEPDDSDPFSFDGPEIMGCTGCQIDWKKGKNVTLKTIKKKQKHKGRGTVRTVTKTVSNDSFFNFFSPPEVPESGDLDDDAEAILAADFEIGHFLRERIVPRSVLYFTGEAIEDDDDDYDEEGEEADDEEGEEEADEENDPDYDPKQLEFISKEVSRVLRTYHDLVFHCTTMQWLLEKGCAFIDYGKAFCFKLYMRRIKTQQNASSSEAVCMWP from the exons ATGGCAGACATCGACAA CAAAGAACAGTCTGAACTTGATCAACAAGATATGGAAGATGTTGAAGAAGTAGAAGAGGAGGAAGCTGGTGAAGATGCCAACAGCAAAG CTCGGCAGTTGACTGTGCAGATGATGCAAAATCCTCAGATTcttgcagctcttcaggaaagGCTTGATGGTCTGGTAGGAACATCTACAGGATATATAGAAAG CTTGCCTAAAGTTGTTAAAAGACGTGTGAATGCTCTCAAGAATCTTCAAGTTCAGTGTGCACAGATAGAAGCAAAGTTCTACGAGGAAGTTCATgagctggaaagaaaatatgCTGCTCTCTATCAGCCCTTATTTGACAAG CGGAGTGAAATCATCAATGCAATCTATGAACCTACAGAGGAAGAATGTGAATGGAAAGCAGATGTTGAAGAAGAAATTTCA gaaatgaaagagaaggcCAAgcttgaagaagaaaagaaagatgaagaaaaagaagacccTAAAGGAATTCCTGAATTTTGGCTGACGGTATTCAAGAACGTGGACttgctcagtgatatggttcaG gagcATGATGAACCTATCCTGAAACACTTAAAAGATATAAAAGTGAAATTTTCAGAAGTTGGACAGCCTATG AGTTTCACATTAGAATTTCACTTTGAACCAAATGACTATTTCACAAATGAAGTGTTGACAAAGACATATAGAATGAGGTCAGAGCCAGATGATTCTGATCCCTTCTCCTTTGATGGGCCAGAAATCATGGGATGTACTGG CTGCCAAATAgactggaaaaaaggaaaaaatgttactttgaaAACCATTAAGAAGAAGCAGAAACACAAGGGTCGTGGAACAGTTAGAACGGTGACAAAAACTGTTTCCAATGACTCCTTCTTCAACTTCTTTAGTCCTCCTGAAG TTCCTGAAAGTGGAGACCTG GATGATGATGCTGAGGCAATCCTTGCTGCAGACTTTGAAATAGGTCATTTCCTACGTGAGCGTATAGTCCCCCGATCAGTATTGTACTTCACGGGAGAAGCTattgaagatgatgatgatgat tatgATGAAGAAGGTGAAGAGGCAGATGATGAG gagggggaagaggaagcAGATGAAGAAAACGATCCCGATTATGACCCAAAA CAACtggaatttatttcaaaagaagttTCCAGAGTGCTGAGAACGTACCATGATTTGGTGTTTCACTGTACCACTATGCAATGGCTTCTAGAGAAAGGCTGTGCCTTTATTGACTATGGGAAGGCTTTTTGCTTCAAACTGTATATGAG AAGGATCAAAACCCAGCAGAATGCAAGCAGCAGTGAAGCAGTGTGTATGTGGCCTTGA
- the NAP1L1 gene encoding nucleosome assembly protein 1-like 1 isoform X3 — MADIDNKEQSELDQQDMEDVEEVEEEEAGEDANSKARQLTVQMMQNPQILAALQERLDGLVGTSTGYIESLPKVVKRRVNALKNLQVQCAQIEAKFYEEVHELERKYAALYQPLFDKRSEIINAIYEPTEEECEWKADVEEEISEEMKEKAKLEEEKKDEEKEDPKGIPEFWLTVFKNVDLLSDMVQEHDEPILKHLKDIKVKFSEVGQPMSFTLEFHFEPNDYFTNEVLTKTYRMRSEPDDSDPFSFDGPEIMGCTGCQIDWKKGKNVTLKTIKKKQKHKGRGTVRTVTKTVSNDSFFNFFSPPEVPESGDLDDDAEAILAADFEIGHFLRERIVPRSVLYFTGEAIEDDDDDYDEEGEEADDEEGEEEADEENDPDYDPKQKDQNPAECKQQ, encoded by the exons ATGGCAGACATCGACAA CAAAGAACAGTCTGAACTTGATCAACAAGATATGGAAGATGTTGAAGAAGTAGAAGAGGAGGAAGCTGGTGAAGATGCCAACAGCAAAG CTCGGCAGTTGACTGTGCAGATGATGCAAAATCCTCAGATTcttgcagctcttcaggaaagGCTTGATGGTCTGGTAGGAACATCTACAGGATATATAGAAAG CTTGCCTAAAGTTGTTAAAAGACGTGTGAATGCTCTCAAGAATCTTCAAGTTCAGTGTGCACAGATAGAAGCAAAGTTCTACGAGGAAGTTCATgagctggaaagaaaatatgCTGCTCTCTATCAGCCCTTATTTGACAAG CGGAGTGAAATCATCAATGCAATCTATGAACCTACAGAGGAAGAATGTGAATGGAAAGCAGATGTTGAAGAAGAAATTTCA gaggaaatgaaagagaaggcCAAgcttgaagaagaaaagaaagatgaagaaaaagaagacccTAAAGGAATTCCTGAATTTTGGCTGACGGTATTCAAGAACGTGGACttgctcagtgatatggttcaG gagcATGATGAACCTATCCTGAAACACTTAAAAGATATAAAAGTGAAATTTTCAGAAGTTGGACAGCCTATG AGTTTCACATTAGAATTTCACTTTGAACCAAATGACTATTTCACAAATGAAGTGTTGACAAAGACATATAGAATGAGGTCAGAGCCAGATGATTCTGATCCCTTCTCCTTTGATGGGCCAGAAATCATGGGATGTACTGG CTGCCAAATAgactggaaaaaaggaaaaaatgttactttgaaAACCATTAAGAAGAAGCAGAAACACAAGGGTCGTGGAACAGTTAGAACGGTGACAAAAACTGTTTCCAATGACTCCTTCTTCAACTTCTTTAGTCCTCCTGAAG TTCCTGAAAGTGGAGACCTG GATGATGATGCTGAGGCAATCCTTGCTGCAGACTTTGAAATAGGTCATTTCCTACGTGAGCGTATAGTCCCCCGATCAGTATTGTACTTCACGGGAGAAGCTattgaagatgatgatgatgat tatgATGAAGAAGGTGAAGAGGCAGATGATGAG gagggggaagaggaagcAGATGAAGAAAACGATCCCGATTATGACCCAAAA cAGAAGGATCAAAACCCAGCAGAATGCAAGCAGCAGTGA
- the NAP1L1 gene encoding nucleosome assembly protein 1-like 1 isoform X5: MADIDNKEQSELDQQDMEDVEEVEEEEAGEDANSKARQLTVQMMQNPQILAALQERLDGLVGTSTGYIESLPKVVKRRVNALKNLQVQCAQIEAKFYEEVHELERKYAALYQPLFDKRSEIINAIYEPTEEECEWKADVEEEISEEMKEKAKLEEEKKDEEKEDPKGIPEFWLTVFKNVDLLSDMVQEHDEPILKHLKDIKVKFSEVGQPMSFTLEFHFEPNDYFTNEVLTKTYRMRSEPDDSDPFSFDGPEIMGCTGCQIDWKKGKNVTLKTIKKKQKHKGRGTVRTVTKTVSNDSFFNFFSPPEVPESGDLDDDAEAILAADFEIGHFLRERIVPRSVLYFTGEAIEDDDDDYDEEGEEADDEEGEEEADEENDPDYDPKKDQNPAECKQQ, from the exons ATGGCAGACATCGACAA CAAAGAACAGTCTGAACTTGATCAACAAGATATGGAAGATGTTGAAGAAGTAGAAGAGGAGGAAGCTGGTGAAGATGCCAACAGCAAAG CTCGGCAGTTGACTGTGCAGATGATGCAAAATCCTCAGATTcttgcagctcttcaggaaagGCTTGATGGTCTGGTAGGAACATCTACAGGATATATAGAAAG CTTGCCTAAAGTTGTTAAAAGACGTGTGAATGCTCTCAAGAATCTTCAAGTTCAGTGTGCACAGATAGAAGCAAAGTTCTACGAGGAAGTTCATgagctggaaagaaaatatgCTGCTCTCTATCAGCCCTTATTTGACAAG CGGAGTGAAATCATCAATGCAATCTATGAACCTACAGAGGAAGAATGTGAATGGAAAGCAGATGTTGAAGAAGAAATTTCA gaggaaatgaaagagaaggcCAAgcttgaagaagaaaagaaagatgaagaaaaagaagacccTAAAGGAATTCCTGAATTTTGGCTGACGGTATTCAAGAACGTGGACttgctcagtgatatggttcaG gagcATGATGAACCTATCCTGAAACACTTAAAAGATATAAAAGTGAAATTTTCAGAAGTTGGACAGCCTATG AGTTTCACATTAGAATTTCACTTTGAACCAAATGACTATTTCACAAATGAAGTGTTGACAAAGACATATAGAATGAGGTCAGAGCCAGATGATTCTGATCCCTTCTCCTTTGATGGGCCAGAAATCATGGGATGTACTGG CTGCCAAATAgactggaaaaaaggaaaaaatgttactttgaaAACCATTAAGAAGAAGCAGAAACACAAGGGTCGTGGAACAGTTAGAACGGTGACAAAAACTGTTTCCAATGACTCCTTCTTCAACTTCTTTAGTCCTCCTGAAG TTCCTGAAAGTGGAGACCTG GATGATGATGCTGAGGCAATCCTTGCTGCAGACTTTGAAATAGGTCATTTCCTACGTGAGCGTATAGTCCCCCGATCAGTATTGTACTTCACGGGAGAAGCTattgaagatgatgatgatgat tatgATGAAGAAGGTGAAGAGGCAGATGATGAG gagggggaagaggaagcAGATGAAGAAAACGATCCCGATTATGACCCAAAA AAGGATCAAAACCCAGCAGAATGCAAGCAGCAGTGA
- the NAP1L1 gene encoding nucleosome assembly protein 1-like 1 isoform X4 yields MADIDNKEQSELDQQDMEDVEEVEEEEAGEDANSKARQLTVQMMQNPQILAALQERLDGLVGTSTGYIESLPKVVKRRVNALKNLQVQCAQIEAKFYEEVHELERKYAALYQPLFDKRSEIINAIYEPTEEECEWKADVEEEISEMKEKAKLEEEKKDEEKEDPKGIPEFWLTVFKNVDLLSDMVQEHDEPILKHLKDIKVKFSEVGQPMSFTLEFHFEPNDYFTNEVLTKTYRMRSEPDDSDPFSFDGPEIMGCTGCQIDWKKGKNVTLKTIKKKQKHKGRGTVRTVTKTVSNDSFFNFFSPPEVPESGDLDDDAEAILAADFEIGHFLRERIVPRSVLYFTGEAIEDDDDDYDEEGEEADDEEGEEEADEENDPDYDPKQKDQNPAECKQQ; encoded by the exons ATGGCAGACATCGACAA CAAAGAACAGTCTGAACTTGATCAACAAGATATGGAAGATGTTGAAGAAGTAGAAGAGGAGGAAGCTGGTGAAGATGCCAACAGCAAAG CTCGGCAGTTGACTGTGCAGATGATGCAAAATCCTCAGATTcttgcagctcttcaggaaagGCTTGATGGTCTGGTAGGAACATCTACAGGATATATAGAAAG CTTGCCTAAAGTTGTTAAAAGACGTGTGAATGCTCTCAAGAATCTTCAAGTTCAGTGTGCACAGATAGAAGCAAAGTTCTACGAGGAAGTTCATgagctggaaagaaaatatgCTGCTCTCTATCAGCCCTTATTTGACAAG CGGAGTGAAATCATCAATGCAATCTATGAACCTACAGAGGAAGAATGTGAATGGAAAGCAGATGTTGAAGAAGAAATTTCA gaaatgaaagagaaggcCAAgcttgaagaagaaaagaaagatgaagaaaaagaagacccTAAAGGAATTCCTGAATTTTGGCTGACGGTATTCAAGAACGTGGACttgctcagtgatatggttcaG gagcATGATGAACCTATCCTGAAACACTTAAAAGATATAAAAGTGAAATTTTCAGAAGTTGGACAGCCTATG AGTTTCACATTAGAATTTCACTTTGAACCAAATGACTATTTCACAAATGAAGTGTTGACAAAGACATATAGAATGAGGTCAGAGCCAGATGATTCTGATCCCTTCTCCTTTGATGGGCCAGAAATCATGGGATGTACTGG CTGCCAAATAgactggaaaaaaggaaaaaatgttactttgaaAACCATTAAGAAGAAGCAGAAACACAAGGGTCGTGGAACAGTTAGAACGGTGACAAAAACTGTTTCCAATGACTCCTTCTTCAACTTCTTTAGTCCTCCTGAAG TTCCTGAAAGTGGAGACCTG GATGATGATGCTGAGGCAATCCTTGCTGCAGACTTTGAAATAGGTCATTTCCTACGTGAGCGTATAGTCCCCCGATCAGTATTGTACTTCACGGGAGAAGCTattgaagatgatgatgatgat tatgATGAAGAAGGTGAAGAGGCAGATGATGAG gagggggaagaggaagcAGATGAAGAAAACGATCCCGATTATGACCCAAAA cAGAAGGATCAAAACCCAGCAGAATGCAAGCAGCAGTGA